A stretch of Spirosoma oryzicola DNA encodes these proteins:
- a CDS encoding NAD-dependent epimerase, translated as MKILVTGSAGFIGFHLVEALASTENTIVGVDNINKYYDSSLKYARLEESGINKRDIEWYKEVKSSKYINYKFIRLNLEDKAQLLALCAREQFDIIIHLAAQAGVRYSVENPDIYVQSNVVGFLNILEVSRYFKIKHLIYASSSSVYGLNEKMPFSINQNVDHPVSLYAATKKANELMAHTYSHLYNLPTTGLRFFTVYGPWGRPDMAYFLFADSISKGKNIKVFNHGKMKRDFTYVDDVIKGIINILDCPAKPSFEWCGEKPEPSTSKAPYKIYNIGNNNPIELISFIKEIEKNMEETAKMEMLDIQAGDLPETWADIDESTNQFNYKPDTSIETGIYNFIKWYKKYYKIETVVEEF; from the coding sequence ATGAAAATATTAGTTACAGGAAGCGCTGGGTTCATAGGGTTTCATCTAGTTGAAGCACTAGCATCAACTGAAAATACAATAGTTGGTGTTGATAATATAAATAAATATTACGATTCTAGCCTGAAATATGCTCGTCTAGAAGAAAGCGGTATAAATAAAAGAGACATTGAATGGTATAAAGAGGTTAAAAGTAGCAAGTACATTAACTATAAATTTATAAGACTGAATCTTGAAGATAAAGCTCAGTTGTTAGCTTTATGTGCGAGAGAGCAATTCGATATAATCATACACTTAGCTGCACAAGCAGGAGTGAGATATTCAGTAGAAAATCCTGACATTTATGTACAATCAAACGTTGTTGGTTTCCTGAATATTTTAGAAGTATCTAGATATTTTAAAATAAAACACTTGATTTATGCAAGCTCATCAAGTGTATATGGTTTAAATGAAAAAATGCCATTTAGTATCAATCAGAATGTTGATCATCCAGTATCATTATATGCTGCAACAAAAAAAGCAAATGAGTTAATGGCTCATACATATAGCCATCTATACAATTTACCAACGACTGGTTTACGGTTTTTTACTGTGTATGGACCTTGGGGAAGGCCAGATATGGCATATTTCTTATTTGCTGATTCTATCAGTAAAGGAAAAAATATAAAAGTTTTTAATCATGGTAAGATGAAAAGAGACTTTACGTACGTAGATGACGTAATAAAGGGTATAATCAATATATTAGATTGTCCTGCTAAACCATCATTCGAATGGTGTGGTGAAAAACCAGAACCATCGACTTCAAAGGCTCCTTATAAAATATACAACATAGGAAACAATAATCCCATTGAACTTATTTCTTTTATCAAAGAAATAGAGAAGAATATGGAGGAGACTGCTAAAATGGAAATGTTAGATATACAAGCAGGCGACCTTCCAGAAACTTGGGCAGATATCGATGAATCAACAAATCAATTTAACTATAAACCAGATACTAGTATAGAAACGGGTATTTATAATTTTATAAAATGGTATAAAAAATATTACAAAATAGAGACAGTGGTTGAAGAGTTTTAA
- a CDS encoding glycosyltransferase family 2 protein, protein MKQNGQIIATVIVTHNRKELLEKCINAVRNQTKQSSIIVVNNGSTDSTRQWLSLQNDITVINQDNLGGAGGFHEGIKFAHLNGYKWLWIMDDDGLPEHNCLEILYNLALKNNVWYVAPNLIDFNGSSHFERKFKNSANEVIYDIGGPFNAILLNEKLIDLIGYPNKSFFIWGDEYEYTDRIIELGIITLTAKDAIHKHKKTSFPMHRCPRPYFFIRNRFWRYRVNKGVFMKKHNLKYEAWWYATHLLMKGAININFKQVKEVIHGIYDGLTKEIKSDYFK, encoded by the coding sequence ATGAAGCAAAATGGACAAATCATAGCAACAGTAATTGTAACTCATAATAGAAAAGAATTGCTTGAGAAATGTATCAATGCTGTAAGAAATCAAACAAAACAAAGTTCTATAATTGTAGTGAATAATGGTAGCACAGATTCTACTAGGCAATGGCTATCGCTTCAAAATGATATAACAGTAATAAACCAAGACAATCTGGGAGGAGCAGGTGGTTTTCATGAAGGGATAAAGTTTGCACACTTAAATGGTTATAAATGGTTATGGATAATGGATGACGATGGATTGCCCGAACATAACTGTTTAGAAATTTTATACAACTTAGCTCTGAAGAATAATGTTTGGTATGTTGCTCCAAATCTAATTGATTTTAATGGTTCGTCACATTTTGAGAGAAAATTTAAAAATTCCGCAAATGAAGTTATATACGATATAGGTGGGCCATTTAATGCAATATTATTAAACGAAAAGTTGATAGATTTAATAGGGTATCCAAATAAAAGTTTTTTTATTTGGGGTGATGAATATGAATATACAGATAGAATAATTGAATTAGGAATAATCACATTAACAGCAAAAGATGCTATACATAAACATAAAAAAACCTCATTTCCAATGCACCGATGCCCAAGGCCCTATTTCTTTATAAGAAATAGGTTTTGGCGATACCGTGTTAACAAAGGTGTTTTCATGAAAAAGCATAATTTAAAATATGAAGCGTGGTGGTATGCTACACACCTATTAATGAAAGGTGCTATCAATATTAATTTTAAACAGGTAAAGGAGGTAATTCACGGGATATATGATGGACTTACAAAAGAGATTAAATCCGACTACTTTAAGTAA
- a CDS encoding glycosyltransferase family 4 protein, with protein MKIALIAYNYSESTLPLVKYLAERNIDVDYYYITSIKDKESYAFDFKKTISKLGITPINMEYSNLKLYYEKYTGISLNLIRLFSRNKKYKFINRILLKFISKKISNNNYDIINLVGQDDLFVYFHKYLKNEKIVHSLHEVANHYVQQKTSFKIIDYLTDKGKHIIVHSNRSYNQLCENYKLNKEKVYVVNFGLFETYNLFNINDISLVKREKGELYILFYGLLRKYKGLNTLINAISLIDHLTPDLRIIIAGQGDCDELLDINYNNKYIIINKKLTNEEVAYLNVNSDVVLCPYTSASQSGIVMTSFVFNRPIVASSLESFRDVIIDGENGLLVEPGSTQSLAEAILKLYNDKPTLKKLQKGVDNFSSSTDYNWDNIALKTYNIYSNIVNGNNNQRMS; from the coding sequence ATGAAAATCGCGTTAATAGCATATAACTATTCTGAAAGCACTTTGCCTTTAGTTAAGTATTTAGCAGAAAGAAATATTGATGTTGACTACTATTACATTACGTCGATAAAAGATAAAGAATCATACGCTTTTGATTTTAAAAAAACTATATCTAAGCTAGGCATTACACCCATTAATATGGAGTATTCTAACTTAAAGCTTTATTATGAAAAGTATACAGGCATAAGTTTGAATTTGATAAGGCTATTTAGTCGTAACAAAAAATACAAATTTATAAACAGAATATTATTGAAGTTCATCTCTAAAAAAATATCAAATAATAATTATGATATAATAAATTTAGTTGGACAAGATGACTTGTTCGTGTATTTTCATAAGTATTTGAAAAACGAAAAAATAGTGCATTCGTTGCACGAAGTTGCCAATCATTATGTTCAACAAAAAACGAGTTTTAAAATAATAGATTACTTAACAGATAAAGGTAAACATATCATAGTTCATTCAAATAGATCTTATAATCAATTATGTGAAAATTACAAATTGAATAAAGAAAAAGTTTATGTTGTGAATTTCGGTTTATTCGAGACTTATAATTTGTTTAATATTAACGATATTTCACTTGTTAAACGAGAAAAAGGAGAACTATATATATTATTTTATGGTCTATTGAGAAAATACAAAGGATTAAATACATTGATTAATGCAATTTCCCTAATAGATCATCTAACGCCAGATTTACGAATAATAATTGCTGGTCAAGGAGATTGTGATGAGTTGCTTGATATAAATTATAATAATAAGTATATTATTATTAATAAAAAACTCACTAATGAAGAGGTGGCATATTTAAATGTTAATTCAGATGTAGTATTATGCCCTTATACATCGGCGTCACAAAGTGGAATAGTTATGACAAGTTTTGTTTTTAATAGACCAATAGTAGCAAGTAGTTTAGAATCATTTAGGGACGTAATTATTGACGGAGAAAACGGTTTGTTGGTAGAGCCTGGTTCGACACAGTCATTAGCGGAAGCAATTTTGAAGTTGTACAACGATAAGCCGACATTGAAGAAACTACAAAAAGGCGTTGATAATTTTAGTTCTTCAACTGATTACAATTGGGATAATATTGCTTTAAAGACTTATAACATATATAGCAACATAGTGAACGGTAACAATAATCAACGCATGTCATGA